In one Nicotiana tomentosiformis chromosome 6, ASM39032v3, whole genome shotgun sequence genomic region, the following are encoded:
- the LOC138894086 gene encoding uncharacterized protein codes for MFAPRTRKEELHREFEQLCLGDMTVTRYETRFRNLPHHAVWLVPTERERIRRFIDGLNYGLRYSLTREAETNTRFDQVVEISRCLEQVCMLEREEWEGKRPRGSGGFCGTSFGGQSHCSRGRYFRPTQAAPQIPGGSLVSNSLYSFRPVQSSFSALPAQSLYCVLSVQGLRVPGSSSGYSSSGGPIQASRPFSGRGCYECGELGHVRKYCPCYYRGLVQQGGQTMTPSPLATPPAQPEVVSSDAVITSIISICHRDASVLFDHDSTYSHVSSYFTRYLDTPHDSLDMSVHVSTPVGDSIMVDRVYRLFVVTIGIYETRFDLLLLSMVDFDVILGMD; via the exons aTGTTTGCTCCACGGACTCGCAAAGAGGAGCTGCATAGGGAGTTTGAGCAACTATGCCTGGGAGATATGACTGTGACTCGGTACGAGACGAGATTCAGGAATTTGCCACATCATgcagtatggttggttcccactgagagagagaggattaggaggttcattgatggcctcaactatggtctaCGCTACAGTTTGACTCGAGAGGCCGAGACCAATactaggtttgaccaggtggttgAGATTTCTAGGTGCTTAGAGCAGGTTTGCATGCTTGAGCGAGAGGAGTGGGAGGGCAAGAGGCCCCGTGGTTCAGGTGGTTTTTGTGGCACCTCATTTGGAGGTCAGTCACATTGTAGCAGAGGTCGTTATTTTAGGCCCACTCAGGCAGCTCCTCAGATTCCTGGTGGTTCGTTAGTTAGCAATAGTTTATATAGTTTCCGTCCAGTTCAGTCATCATTTAGTGCACTCCCAGCTCAGAGCTTATATTGTGTTCTATCAGTTCAGGGTTTGCGAGTACCGGGTTCTTCCAGTGGTTACTCCAGTTCAGGGGGTCCGATTCAGGCCTCACGACCATTTTCGGGTCGAGGTTGCTACGAGTGTGGGGAGTTGGGGCATGTGAGGAAGTACTGCCCCTGTTATTACAGAGGTTTAGTGCAGCAGGGAGGCCAGACTATGACTCCCTCACCACTtgctacaccacccgctca GCCTGAGGTAGTTTCTTCTGAcgccgtgatcacaagtattatttctataTGCCACAGAGATGCTTCAGTGCTATTTGACCATGATTCCACTTATTCacatgtgtcatcatactttactCGTTATTTAGATACGCCTCATGATTCTTTAGATAtgtctgttcatgtatctacaccggtgggtgattctattatggtggaccgtgtatatcggttgtTTGTTGTTACCATTGGAATTTATGAGACTAgatttgatctcttattgcttagcatggtagatttcgatgtgattttgggcatggattag